A genome region from Streptomyces xanthophaeus includes the following:
- the rpsR gene encoding 30S ribosomal protein S18: protein MARRQAPHKPLASRPNPLDAAKITYVDYKDTDLLRKFISDRGKIRSRRVTRVTAQQQRRLAAAIKNAREMALLPYGSR from the coding sequence ATGGCCCGCCGGCAAGCCCCCCACAAGCCGCTCGCGTCCCGCCCGAACCCACTCGACGCAGCGAAGATCACGTACGTCGACTACAAGGACACCGACCTGCTGCGGAAGTTCATCTCCGACCGCGGCAAGATCCGCAGCCGCCGCGTCACCCGCGTCACCGCCCAGCAGCAGCGGCGACTCGCTGCCGCGATCAAGAACGCCCGCGAAATGGCCCTGCTCCCCTACGGCTCCCGGTAG
- the rpmF gene encoding 50S ribosomal protein L32, translating to MAVPKRKTSRSNTRHRRSRWKATTPQLTPITIDGSVYRVPQRLVKAYERGLLRPEG from the coding sequence ATGGCAGTCCCGAAGCGGAAGACGTCCCGGAGCAACACCCGCCACCGCAGGTCCCGGTGGAAGGCCACGACGCCGCAGCTCACCCCGATCACGATCGACGGCTCGGTGTACCGGGTGCCGCAGCGCCTGGTGAAGGCGTACGAGCGCGGCCTGCTCCGCCCCGAGGGCTGA
- a CDS encoding acyltransferase family protein has protein sequence MTARIDLGRTYDTVRLRVPAALRQEPEPERGRERDAAPERKGGRDRYFDLLRALALGRVILYHNFGWFWLPLVFPSMGVMFALAGSLMARSLSRPALGVIRSRLRRLLPPMWLFGAVVIALQILDGWGPHSEGHPSWWWAKLSFWILPLSTPPYADELAGFHHHVEHSWAAQIIVPLWYLRAYLWYVLLSPLMLRALRRFPVLTLSTPLVLTIVMNTFFADQEFIYSRVWETANDFTMFGSCWILGMAHQEGLLKKIPQYVLPSIAPLVMVAGLWYLQTRPVDPTEPTDIESWPIAQALWSLGFVAILLHVSPSWAEWPRPLERWNGLVRLLNARAVSVYLWHEVALVVAVPLIDPLWSVHFFYTNLQWLLASQWFTLLVAIPLLGLLVLTFGWVEDLAAKRRPRLFPYPRRRRGRRRAAD, from the coding sequence GTGACCGCACGCATCGACCTCGGGCGCACCTACGACACCGTCCGGCTGAGGGTCCCCGCCGCGCTGCGACAGGAGCCGGAGCCGGAGCGAGGGCGGGAGCGGGACGCAGCGCCCGAGCGCAAGGGCGGCCGGGACCGCTATTTCGACCTGCTGCGCGCGCTGGCATTGGGCCGCGTGATTCTCTACCACAACTTCGGCTGGTTCTGGCTGCCCCTCGTCTTCCCGTCGATGGGCGTGATGTTCGCGCTGGCCGGCTCGCTGATGGCCCGCTCGCTCAGCCGTCCCGCTCTCGGCGTGATCCGCAGCCGGCTGCGCCGGCTGCTGCCGCCGATGTGGCTGTTCGGCGCCGTCGTGATCGCCCTCCAGATCCTCGACGGCTGGGGTCCCCACTCCGAGGGCCACCCCAGCTGGTGGTGGGCCAAGCTGAGCTTCTGGATCCTGCCGCTGAGCACCCCGCCCTACGCGGACGAGCTGGCCGGCTTCCACCATCACGTGGAACACAGCTGGGCCGCGCAGATCATCGTCCCGCTCTGGTACCTCCGGGCCTACCTGTGGTACGTGCTGCTCTCACCGCTGATGCTCCGGGCACTGCGCCGGTTTCCGGTGCTGACGCTGTCCACGCCCCTGGTGCTGACGATCGTCATGAACACGTTCTTCGCCGACCAGGAATTCATCTACAGCCGGGTGTGGGAGACCGCCAACGACTTCACCATGTTCGGCTCCTGCTGGATCCTCGGCATGGCCCATCAGGAGGGGCTGCTCAAGAAGATCCCGCAGTACGTACTGCCGTCCATCGCACCGCTGGTCATGGTGGCCGGCCTCTGGTACCTGCAGACCCGGCCGGTCGATCCCACCGAACCGACCGACATCGAGTCCTGGCCGATCGCCCAGGCCCTGTGGTCCCTCGGGTTCGTTGCCATCCTGCTCCATGTCAGTCCGTCCTGGGCGGAGTGGCCCAGACCGCTGGAACGCTGGAACGGCCTGGTCCGCCTGCTCAACGCACGGGCTGTCAGCGTCTACCTCTGGCACGAGGTGGCGCTGGTGGTCGCCGTCCCCCTGATCGACCCGCTGTGGAGCGTCCACTTCTTCTACACGAACCTCCAGTGGCTGCTGGCCAGCCAATGGTTCACGCTGCTGGTGGCGATTCCGCTGCTCGGCCTGCTGGTGCTGACCTTCGGCTGGGTCGAGGACCTGGCCGCCAAGCGCCGGCCACGGCTCTTCCCGTACCCGCGCCGCCGACGGGGCAGGCGCCGGGCCGCCGACTGA